The following are encoded together in the Mycolicibacterium arabiense genome:
- a CDS encoding 1-acyl-sn-glycerol-3-phosphate acyltransferase, translating into MDDSEPDPEVVEASGLSGYSPSFTRTVVEKVGPVLRRYFRAELHGLDVFPPTGGVLVVSNHSGGMLTPDVLLFGSAFYRRFGYDDRPLHTLAHYGVVMGPLGDVMPKVGVIEASRENAAAALASGAVVLVFPGGDYDSYRPTREDAVIDFAGRTGYVRTAINAGVPIVPSVTIGAQEGQLFLTRGNRVAKLLGLTKARLEILPVTFGFPFGFSMLVPPNLPLPTKIVTQVLEPIDVLERFGPDPDVDEVDVYVRSAMQSALDELARKRRFPILG; encoded by the coding sequence CAGGACGGTGGTCGAGAAGGTCGGCCCCGTCCTGCGCCGCTACTTCCGCGCCGAACTGCACGGCCTCGACGTGTTCCCCCCAACCGGGGGCGTCCTGGTCGTGTCCAACCACTCCGGCGGAATGCTGACACCGGACGTGCTGCTGTTCGGCTCGGCGTTCTACCGCCGGTTCGGCTACGACGACCGCCCCCTGCACACGCTCGCCCACTACGGGGTCGTGATGGGACCGCTCGGCGACGTGATGCCGAAGGTCGGCGTCATCGAGGCCAGCCGCGAGAATGCCGCAGCCGCATTGGCTTCCGGCGCCGTCGTGCTGGTGTTTCCCGGTGGTGACTACGACTCCTACCGCCCGACGCGCGAGGACGCGGTGATCGACTTCGCCGGCCGCACCGGCTACGTGCGCACCGCGATCAATGCCGGGGTGCCCATCGTGCCGTCGGTGACCATCGGTGCGCAGGAGGGCCAGCTGTTCCTCACCCGCGGCAACCGGGTGGCCAAGCTCCTCGGCCTGACCAAGGCGCGACTGGAGATCCTGCCCGTCACCTTCGGGTTCCCTTTCGGCTTCAGCATGTTGGTACCGCCGAACCTGCCGCTGCCCACCAAGATCGTCACCCAGGTGCTCGAACCGATCGACGTGCTGGAGCGCTTCGGTCCCGACCCCGACGTCGACGAGGTGGACGTCTACGTCCGATCGGCCATGCAGTCCGCACTCGACGAACTCGCGCGCAAGCGGCGTTTCCCGATACTGGGGTGA